Proteins co-encoded in one Spirosoma endbachense genomic window:
- a CDS encoding SusD/RagB family nutrient-binding outer membrane lipoprotein — MKFLTTYTQKGLLSIALLMAMSSCEVTDLDINTDPNKPLSAALNLLLAPAELGALNIGVVGINSSSTTYSPGNFRTVSDNASGFTGIMNSADSYGLDNNTYNGTWNTYYRNLQNVEQILRVTTDGKNPYYRGIALAMKAYAMGNMVDMFGDVPYSKAWQGNVDGSDRNVAFDKDSEIYEDLLKLCDQAVAEFGKAQAVAVSGDVIGGGSAATWIRLAKTIKLRLLMNSRKGRATGNAELKAAFDAGGYITTSAQDFYYQYSKQLSPQDDRHPWAISTYNAGNGFTYINHQMMGEMILNKDPRFGMYFFRQTDKVLDAGNPTDRGTIPYGGTYIPTRPAFLAEYKRVFYNDKQDPTADDIKFLAGIFGRDRGDNTGAPADGTLRTVPGAYPAGGLYGGREIPAKALTGSRDGAGGNGIWPLIMSWNVKFYQVEAILDGTGVTGDARALFETAMREQIASVVKFAQAADTKTPTPAAADVTAYVNAWLALYDAAPTNQGKLNTVAKQIWFCSWGQGQEIWNLMRRTGYPVQGPFKQFSTGIQSPILKPGRQYALRLPYPAQEGNLNSNAAKYVSDIIFDRDPVFWDKVKVKWEF; from the coding sequence ATGAAATTTTTAACTACATATACGCAGAAAGGGTTGCTGTCAATAGCCCTGCTGATGGCGATGAGCAGTTGCGAAGTAACCGATCTCGACATCAATACCGACCCGAACAAACCCTTATCGGCTGCCCTGAACCTGCTATTGGCACCGGCCGAATTAGGTGCCCTGAATATCGGCGTTGTCGGAATAAATAGTAGTAGCACGACCTATTCTCCCGGTAATTTCCGGACCGTTTCGGATAATGCTTCGGGCTTTACAGGCATAATGAATAGCGCCGACAGCTACGGGCTTGATAACAACACCTACAACGGTACCTGGAACACGTATTACCGGAATTTGCAGAACGTGGAGCAGATTCTGCGCGTCACGACCGACGGCAAGAATCCGTATTATCGGGGTATTGCCCTTGCCATGAAAGCCTATGCTATGGGAAATATGGTCGATATGTTTGGCGATGTTCCTTATTCGAAAGCCTGGCAGGGTAATGTGGATGGATCTGACCGGAATGTAGCGTTTGATAAGGATTCAGAAATTTATGAAGACCTGCTGAAGCTTTGCGATCAGGCCGTGGCCGAATTTGGGAAAGCCCAGGCCGTAGCTGTTTCGGGTGATGTTATTGGCGGTGGTAGTGCGGCAACGTGGATTCGGCTGGCGAAAACCATTAAACTTCGGCTGTTGATGAACTCACGCAAAGGACGCGCCACCGGTAATGCCGAGCTCAAAGCGGCTTTTGATGCGGGCGGTTACATTACAACATCGGCGCAGGATTTTTACTACCAATATTCGAAGCAGCTCTCGCCACAGGATGACCGTCATCCCTGGGCCATCAGCACCTATAATGCGGGGAACGGATTCACGTACATTAACCATCAGATGATGGGCGAAATGATCCTGAATAAAGATCCGCGCTTTGGGATGTATTTCTTTCGACAGACGGATAAAGTGCTGGATGCCGGTAACCCAACCGACCGGGGCACCATTCCTTACGGGGGCACCTACATACCGACGCGTCCGGCCTTTCTGGCTGAGTACAAGCGTGTATTCTACAACGATAAGCAAGACCCAACGGCCGACGATATCAAGTTTCTGGCGGGTATTTTCGGTCGCGACCGGGGCGACAATACGGGCGCTCCGGCCGACGGTACGCTTCGGACTGTTCCGGGCGCATACCCGGCGGGTGGTTTGTATGGCGGTCGCGAAATTCCGGCTAAAGCACTGACTGGTTCCCGGGATGGCGCGGGCGGAAATGGAATCTGGCCGCTTATCATGAGCTGGAATGTGAAATTCTACCAGGTAGAAGCCATTCTGGATGGAACGGGTGTAACGGGTGATGCGCGTGCACTTTTTGAGACGGCCATGCGCGAACAGATCGCTTCGGTAGTCAAATTCGCTCAGGCCGCCGATACCAAAACCCCAACTCCGGCGGCTGCCGACGTCACTGCTTATGTCAATGCGTGGCTGGCGCTCTATGATGCGGCTCCAACCAATCAGGGTAAATTGAACACGGTGGCCAAACAGATCTGGTTCTGTTCCTGGGGTCAGGGGCAGGAAATCTGGAATCTGATGCGTCGTACGGGCTATCCGGTTCAGGGACCATTTAAACAGTTTTCGACTGGTATTCAGTCTCCGATCCTGAAACCTGGCCGCCAATATGCCTTGCGTTTGCCCTATCCGGCACAGGAAGGCAACCTGAACAGCAATGCTGCCAAGTATGTCTCAGATATAATTTTTGATCGTGATCCGGTCTTCTGGGATAAGGTTAAAGTAAAGTGGGAATTCTAA
- a CDS encoding monooxygenase, whose product MKVVFGTFLLVVCWASLRAQTPTYVADIRPILTQHCAPCHHPGGIGPFSLLTYEDVAKRGKFVAKVTQRRYMPPFPADRQFQHYSNERGLSEREISTIQAWVQGGMIRGVGGEQGIGSRKQNTGESQVPDALKPELVLRMKPYAIKGDGREDFRYFHVPMNLKHDIWVEGIEFVPGNRKLLHHSRLMVDSTGTMAGIDGISEDDPSLRNFQQTPLADEFLYGWVPGNDRVTFPAGAAKLIRAGSDLILNVHYSPSAKADQDQSEVRFYFAKKPAERIVQTLTLTENNITNQPFKLPANTTPTFFMNYGPLPDTIQLLSVLPHMHRLGRSVRAFAITPDGDALNLIKIDDWDYNWQLTYFFQKPLILPKGSTIIAEAHYNNSDQNPLNPNHPAKTIGYGWNSTDEMMNLVFYYIK is encoded by the coding sequence ATGAAGGTTGTATTTGGCACTTTTTTATTGGTTGTCTGTTGGGCTTCATTACGGGCACAAACACCTACCTACGTAGCCGATATTCGGCCAATTCTAACCCAGCATTGCGCTCCCTGCCACCATCCGGGCGGCATCGGACCATTTAGCCTGTTAACCTACGAGGACGTAGCTAAACGGGGGAAGTTTGTTGCCAAAGTGACGCAACGTCGTTATATGCCGCCGTTTCCTGCCGATCGCCAGTTTCAGCATTATTCAAATGAGCGGGGCCTTTCCGAGCGCGAAATCAGTACGATTCAGGCATGGGTGCAGGGTGGAATGATCCGGGGAGTAGGAGGAGAGCAGGGTATCGGGAGCCGAAAGCAAAATACTGGCGAATCCCAGGTGCCAGACGCGCTGAAACCTGAACTTGTTTTACGAATGAAACCCTATGCAATCAAAGGGGACGGACGTGAAGATTTTCGCTATTTTCATGTGCCCATGAATCTGAAACATGATATCTGGGTCGAAGGGATTGAATTTGTGCCGGGAAATCGCAAACTATTGCACCACAGTCGATTAATGGTCGATTCGACGGGCACGATGGCCGGTATTGATGGCATCAGCGAAGATGATCCATCTCTGCGGAATTTCCAGCAGACACCCCTCGCCGATGAATTTCTCTATGGCTGGGTGCCCGGCAATGATCGGGTAACATTTCCGGCGGGTGCGGCTAAGTTGATTCGGGCGGGGAGCGATCTAATTCTAAACGTTCATTATTCGCCTTCCGCAAAAGCCGACCAGGATCAGTCTGAAGTTCGCTTCTATTTTGCTAAAAAACCGGCTGAGCGCATTGTTCAGACTCTGACATTAACCGAAAATAATATCACGAATCAGCCATTTAAGCTTCCCGCCAATACGACACCAACATTCTTTATGAATTATGGTCCGTTGCCAGATACAATTCAGCTCCTGTCTGTGTTGCCGCATATGCACCGTTTGGGCCGATCGGTGAGAGCGTTTGCCATTACACCCGATGGAGATGCACTTAATCTGATCAAAATTGATGACTGGGATTATAACTGGCAATTGACTTACTTCTTTCAGAAGCCGCTCATTCTGCCGAAAGGCTCAACCATTATTGCAGAAGCCCACTACAACAACAGCGATCAAAATCCGCTTAATCCGAATCATCCCGCCAAAACGATCGGCTACGGCTGGAACTCGACCGATGAAATGATGAATCTGGTGTTTTATTACATTAAATGA
- a CDS encoding redoxin domain-containing protein, with product MHTRSHDIARSFIYCHQVVGLLLLLVLLASWQKPNHSSSSGITVYAFLNTECPISQQYVRRLADLHQEFGKSGVRFIALFPLRTDSPVVIERFRTEYKLPFAGLPDKKARLARQFRARVTPEVVVMQSDGRVVYQGAIDDWYVDLGKHRPQAAHAYLHNALDALLNGRPVTEAHTEAVGCLIE from the coding sequence GTGCATACACGATCACACGACATCGCCAGAAGTTTTATTTATTGCCATCAGGTGGTTGGCCTGCTCTTGCTTTTGGTACTACTTGCAAGCTGGCAAAAACCCAATCATAGTAGTTCCTCTGGTATAACCGTTTACGCTTTCTTAAATACGGAGTGTCCTATCAGCCAGCAATATGTCCGGCGGTTGGCCGATCTTCATCAGGAATTTGGCAAATCAGGGGTTCGGTTCATTGCCCTGTTTCCACTTCGAACTGATTCGCCAGTCGTTATTGAACGGTTTCGGACGGAGTATAAACTTCCATTTGCGGGTCTGCCCGATAAAAAAGCACGATTAGCCCGGCAGTTCCGGGCTCGTGTTACGCCTGAAGTAGTCGTTATGCAGTCAGATGGTCGGGTGGTCTATCAGGGCGCCATCGACGATTGGTACGTCGATTTGGGGAAACATCGTCCCCAGGCTGCACACGCCTACCTCCACAATGCCCTCGATGCCTTATTGAATGGGCGGCCCGTTACCGAAGCCCACACCGAAGCGGTGGGCTGCCTGATCGAGTGA